From the genome of Leptodactylus fuscus isolate aLepFus1 chromosome 1, aLepFus1.hap2, whole genome shotgun sequence, one region includes:
- the MBD3 gene encoding methyl-CpG-binding domain protein 3 isoform X1, whose protein sequence is MERKRWECSALPQGWKKEEVTRRSGLSAGKSDVYYYSPSGKKFRSKPQLARYLGNSMDLSTFDFRTGKMLMSKINKNRQRMRYDGLNQSKGKPDLNTALPVRQTASIFKQPVTKVTNHPTNKVKSDPQKAVDQPRQLFWEKKLSGLNAFDIAEELVKTMELPKGLQGVGPGCTDETLLSAIASALHTSTMPITGQLSAAVEKNPGVWLNTSQPLCKAFMVTDEDIRKQEELVQQVRKKLEEALMADMLAHVEEISKDGGAPLDKDLDEDDEDDVKGQEADDV, encoded by the exons ATGGAGAGGAAACGTTGGGAGTGCTCGGCTCTGCCCCAGGGTTGGAAAAAAGAGGAGGTGACCCGCAGGTCAGGCTTGTCTGCTGGCAAGAGCGATGTCTACTATTATAG CCCAAGTGGAAAGAAGTTCCGTAGTAAGCCACAGTTGGCACGATATCTTGGAAACTCGATGGATTTAAGCACATTTGATTTTCGTACAGGGAAAATGTTGATGAGCAAAATAAACAAGAACCGCCAACGTATGCGGTATGATGGGCTAAACCAGTCCAAG GGAAAGCCTGATCTTAACACAGCGCTTCCAGTTAGACAGACTGCGTCCATCTTCAAGCAGCCAGTTACAAAAGTAACGAACCATCCAACAAACAAAGTGAAAAGTGATCCCCAGAAAGCAGTTGACCAGCCACGTCAG CTCTTTTGGGAAAAGAAGCTCAGTGGTTTAAATGCATTTGACATAGCAGAGGAGCTTGTGAAAACTATGGAATTGCCGAAAGGGCTGCAAG GTGTAGGGCCTGGGTGTACTGATGAAACTCTCCTTTCTGCTATTGCAAGTGCCCTGCATACAAGTACAATGCCGATCACTGGGCAGTTGTCTGCCGCAGTGGAGAAGAACCCAGGAGTGTGGCTTAACACTTCTCAGCCACTGTGCAAAGCATTTATGGTGACAGATGAGGATATCAG gaaacaAGAAGAACTTGTACAGCAGGTGAGGAAAAAGCTGGAAGAAGCTCTTATGGCTGATATGCTAGCTCATGTAGAGGAAATTTCAAAGGATGGCGGAGCCCCACTTGATAAAGATCTTGAtgaggatgatgaagatgatgtcAAGGGGCAAGAAGCAGATGATGTATAA
- the MBD3 gene encoding methyl-CpG-binding domain protein 3 isoform X2, translating to MERKRWECSALPQGWKKEEVTRSPSGKKFRSKPQLARYLGNSMDLSTFDFRTGKMLMSKINKNRQRMRYDGLNQSKGKPDLNTALPVRQTASIFKQPVTKVTNHPTNKVKSDPQKAVDQPRQLFWEKKLSGLNAFDIAEELVKTMELPKGLQGVGPGCTDETLLSAIASALHTSTMPITGQLSAAVEKNPGVWLNTSQPLCKAFMVTDEDIRKQEELVQQVRKKLEEALMADMLAHVEEISKDGGAPLDKDLDEDDEDDVKGQEADDV from the exons ATGGAGAGGAAACGTTGGGAGTGCTCGGCTCTGCCCCAGGGTTGGAAAAAAGAGGAGGTGACCCGCAG CCCAAGTGGAAAGAAGTTCCGTAGTAAGCCACAGTTGGCACGATATCTTGGAAACTCGATGGATTTAAGCACATTTGATTTTCGTACAGGGAAAATGTTGATGAGCAAAATAAACAAGAACCGCCAACGTATGCGGTATGATGGGCTAAACCAGTCCAAG GGAAAGCCTGATCTTAACACAGCGCTTCCAGTTAGACAGACTGCGTCCATCTTCAAGCAGCCAGTTACAAAAGTAACGAACCATCCAACAAACAAAGTGAAAAGTGATCCCCAGAAAGCAGTTGACCAGCCACGTCAG CTCTTTTGGGAAAAGAAGCTCAGTGGTTTAAATGCATTTGACATAGCAGAGGAGCTTGTGAAAACTATGGAATTGCCGAAAGGGCTGCAAG GTGTAGGGCCTGGGTGTACTGATGAAACTCTCCTTTCTGCTATTGCAAGTGCCCTGCATACAAGTACAATGCCGATCACTGGGCAGTTGTCTGCCGCAGTGGAGAAGAACCCAGGAGTGTGGCTTAACACTTCTCAGCCACTGTGCAAAGCATTTATGGTGACAGATGAGGATATCAG gaaacaAGAAGAACTTGTACAGCAGGTGAGGAAAAAGCTGGAAGAAGCTCTTATGGCTGATATGCTAGCTCATGTAGAGGAAATTTCAAAGGATGGCGGAGCCCCACTTGATAAAGATCTTGAtgaggatgatgaagatgatgtcAAGGGGCAAGAAGCAGATGATGTATAA